A section of the Pogoniulus pusillus isolate bPogPus1 chromosome 3, bPogPus1.pri, whole genome shotgun sequence genome encodes:
- the LOC135193186 gene encoding taste receptor type 2 member 40-like, whose translation MLPPVIIISISIVAVEAAVGFIGNGFITAVNATNWFKTKKISSADMILIFLSTSRWILQVTVLMHIHSLYFTDAFKLAAVYKAFGAVWMFVNHSSLWFSTWLYVLYCVRIINVTQWLLLQIKLRIAGMVPWLLLGSLVISSMTSLPFLWITSSTYLCSSTGNCRENSTAQSTYWDSSHLYLLLLYFIGCFFPLVLSVVTSASLIASLWKHRKTMQSYANTFRDPLIDVHLTVIKSIISFLVLYISSVVAQVLLILSTSQRKDAAKVAVALIVAGAYPSIHSVILIVVNSKLRLAFRILCQHLKCLWKRPTV comes from the coding sequence ATGTTGCCCCCGGTGATTATTATTTCAATAAGTATTGTAGCTGTGGAAGCTGCTGTTGGATTTATTGGAAATGGATTTATTACAGCTGTTAATGCCACTAACTGGTTCAAAACCAAAAAAATTTCCTCTGCTGACATGATCCTCATCTTTCTGAGCACATCAAGATGGATCTTGCAGGTGACTGTACTGATGCACATCCATAGTCTCTATTTTACAGATGCGTTTAAGTTGGCTGCTGTGTACAAAGCTTTTGGTGCTGTGTGGATGTTTGTGAACCATTCCAGTTTGTGGTTCAGTACCTGGCTCTATGTACTTTACTGTGTAAGGATTATCAATGTCACCcaatggctgctgctgcaaatcAAGCTCAGGATAGCTGGGATGGTCCCGTGGCTGCTCCTAGGATCATTGGTGATCTCTTCTATgacttcccttccttttctgtGGATTACATCCAGCACTTACCTCTGCAGCTCAACAGGAAACTGTAGAgaaaacagcacagcacagagcacttACTGGGATAGCTCACATCTGTACCTGCTGCTTCTCTACTTCATAGGTTGTTTCTTCCCTCTAGTGCTATCTGTGGTAACCTCAGCTTCATTAATTGCTTCTCTGTGGAAACACAGAAAGACTATGCAATCTTATGCAAATACTTTCAGGGATCCTTTGATAGATGTTCATCTAACTGTCATCAAATCCATCATTTCATTCTTGGTCTTATATATTTCTAGTGTGGTAGCTCAAGTTCTGCTGATCCTGTCCACATCTCAAAGAAAAGATGCTGCAAAAGTTGCAGTAGCCTTAATTGTAGCTGGGGCATATCCTTCCATACACTCTGTTATACTGATCGTGGTCAACTCAAAGCTGAGACTGGCATTTAGGATCCTTTGCCAGCATCTTAAGTGCCTATGGAAGAGGCCCACAGTATAG